A single genomic interval of Leptospira montravelensis harbors:
- the pepN gene encoding aminopeptidase N, with protein MKQLLHFFYLLFVLLVLDCRLKKPVYHLTQSEAETRFEIIEDIHYELDVHLSPKETFEGKVKIRFFGKKLGDLRLDYYEGKIKSIILNEEDLTNLPYENGHIQLPAYNLMIGNNTLTILFETPYAKTGNGLHKFTDPDDKEVYLYSQFEAFHANKMFPCFDQPDLKATFQVNATVPKNWKVISATLPHSQSKGLNPEEISFSFPESAKISTYVFSLHAGPYQVWEDKFESIPLRLFVRKSLAKYVDPKDWFTFTKEGFAFFNSYFGIPYPFLKYDQIIVPEFNFGAMENVGAVTFSERFVSRSPMTRSQRENLSDVVLHEMAHMWFGNLVTMRWWNGLWLNESFATYMASLAQAKNSEFKETWISFFEKMKQWAYEEDSYSTNHPVEAKVSDTEEAFTQFDGITYGKGASVLKQLVYFIGEEAFQRGVQNYLRKYSYSNSTLSDFLKELEFASGFPMKKWSKDWLETKGTNQVELTTVCADNQFYWKIVQSAPGSENKLRDHKTILGLYFFDKPNKRLSFEEFPVVYSGRSTNAIFPLKTCPHFSFINAEDHDFAIWKWTEPNKENLEYVLEFDTDPMRKLILWTDYFRQVQLANVTFDEFKETAVRIYSTETDIKIKRWILSRLAGDNGSTYVTSRFWFPEEKRIQDLNALQSFLWETLNQAKPGSDEQRYLFVSLIESTYTTASKKRLYDFLENRLSINGLKIDQDLRWNLLIKLSSLESDRTQIQNLIEREKKVDPSSRGVNSSLAAEGAEPNRSVKEKWIQVLLNPKSSQYSSSTLRVVSYSLFPEHQKDIQLSFLDTYLDALDKFNNGEDENYLDAFAKSLAPDFCTDETLLILKKFTGNHPRLPALVKKTLLKQIDSEKKCIQMKNKHKDLINK; from the coding sequence AAATTATAGAAGACATCCATTATGAGTTAGATGTCCATCTCAGTCCTAAAGAAACTTTTGAAGGAAAAGTTAAAATTCGTTTTTTTGGAAAAAAACTCGGAGACTTGCGTTTGGATTATTATGAAGGAAAAATCAAAAGTATCATATTAAACGAAGAAGATCTTACCAATCTTCCTTATGAAAATGGCCATATTCAATTGCCAGCATACAATCTAATGATTGGAAATAACACTCTCACAATTTTGTTTGAGACTCCTTATGCCAAAACAGGAAACGGTCTACATAAATTTACAGATCCAGATGATAAAGAAGTTTATCTATATTCACAATTTGAAGCCTTCCACGCGAACAAAATGTTCCCTTGTTTCGATCAACCTGATTTAAAGGCAACATTCCAAGTCAATGCGACTGTGCCAAAAAATTGGAAAGTCATTTCCGCAACACTTCCTCATTCCCAATCAAAAGGTCTAAATCCCGAGGAAATTTCTTTTTCTTTTCCAGAATCAGCAAAAATTTCCACTTATGTTTTTTCTCTCCACGCAGGCCCTTATCAAGTTTGGGAAGATAAATTTGAGTCCATCCCTTTAAGATTATTTGTTAGGAAGTCACTCGCTAAATATGTAGATCCCAAAGATTGGTTTACCTTTACCAAAGAAGGTTTTGCCTTTTTTAATTCCTATTTCGGAATTCCTTATCCATTTTTGAAATATGACCAAATCATTGTTCCGGAGTTTAACTTCGGAGCTATGGAAAATGTTGGTGCCGTCACTTTTTCCGAACGATTTGTTTCTCGTTCACCAATGACAAGATCTCAAAGAGAAAATCTTTCCGATGTGGTTTTGCATGAAATGGCACATATGTGGTTTGGAAATCTTGTTACCATGCGTTGGTGGAACGGATTGTGGCTTAACGAAAGTTTTGCGACCTATATGGCAAGTTTAGCCCAAGCAAAAAATTCTGAATTCAAAGAAACTTGGATTAGTTTTTTTGAAAAAATGAAACAATGGGCTTATGAAGAAGATAGTTACAGTACAAACCACCCTGTAGAAGCAAAAGTTTCTGACACAGAAGAAGCCTTCACTCAATTTGATGGAATCACTTATGGGAAAGGTGCCTCTGTCCTCAAACAATTAGTTTATTTTATTGGTGAGGAAGCCTTTCAACGAGGTGTTCAAAATTACCTTCGCAAATATTCTTATTCAAACTCTACACTCTCTGACTTTTTAAAAGAGTTGGAATTTGCAAGTGGATTTCCCATGAAAAAATGGTCGAAAGATTGGTTAGAAACCAAAGGTACCAACCAAGTTGAGTTAACAACCGTTTGTGCTGATAATCAATTCTATTGGAAAATTGTACAATCGGCTCCTGGATCAGAAAACAAACTGAGAGACCACAAAACAATTTTAGGCCTCTATTTCTTCGATAAACCTAACAAACGATTATCCTTTGAAGAATTTCCTGTGGTTTATTCCGGTCGCTCCACTAATGCCATTTTCCCATTAAAGACTTGTCCCCATTTTAGTTTTATCAATGCCGAAGACCATGATTTTGCTATTTGGAAGTGGACGGAACCTAACAAAGAAAATTTAGAATATGTTTTAGAATTCGATACCGACCCAATGAGAAAACTCATCTTGTGGACTGATTATTTTAGACAAGTGCAACTTGCTAATGTCACTTTTGATGAATTCAAAGAAACAGCAGTTCGTATATATTCAACCGAAACTGATATCAAAATCAAACGATGGATTTTATCTCGATTGGCCGGTGACAATGGTTCCACCTACGTAACTAGTAGGTTCTGGTTTCCAGAAGAAAAACGAATCCAAGATTTGAATGCCTTACAAAGTTTTTTATGGGAAACACTGAACCAAGCAAAACCGGGAAGTGATGAACAAAGGTATTTATTTGTTTCACTCATTGAATCCACTTATACAACAGCTTCTAAAAAAAGACTTTATGACTTTTTAGAAAACAGACTTTCCATAAACGGCTTAAAAATTGACCAAGATTTACGTTGGAATCTACTCATTAAACTCAGTTCCTTAGAATCGGATAGAACCCAAATTCAAAACCTGATTGAACGTGAAAAAAAAGTCGATCCTTCTAGTCGGGGAGTTAATTCCAGTTTGGCGGCCGAAGGAGCAGAGCCCAATCGTTCTGTAAAAGAAAAATGGATTCAAGTTCTACTTAACCCAAAATCAAGTCAGTACTCCTCCTCTACACTGCGAGTGGTGTCTTATTCCTTATTTCCAGAACACCAAAAAGACATCCAACTCAGCTTTTTAGATACTTATTTGGACGCATTGGATAAATTTAACAATGGTGAAGATGAAAACTATTTAGATGCCTTTGCTAAAAGTTTAGCACCAGACTTTTGCACTGATGAAACATTACTGATTCTAAAGAAGTTTACTGGCAACCATCCCCGGCTTCCAGCTCTAGTTAAAAAAACTCTATTGAAACAAATTGATTCAGAAAAAAAGTGCATCCAAATGAAGAACAAACATAAAGATCTCATAAACAAATAA
- a CDS encoding TRL-like family protein — MNQFLISHILVFLFSILFFGNCASPGFGPKGFIYTKTKIGIFGTGESSKRRATSCVHSVLGLFSFGNASLEFLKSRSKIQNVTETNWTTFAILGMYANLCVEISGNE, encoded by the coding sequence TTGAATCAGTTTTTGATTTCACACATATTAGTTTTTTTGTTTTCTATTTTGTTTTTTGGAAATTGTGCCTCACCAGGTTTTGGACCAAAAGGGTTTATTTATACAAAAACAAAAATTGGAATTTTTGGAACAGGGGAATCCTCTAAAAGAAGAGCTACCTCTTGCGTACACTCTGTACTCGGACTTTTTTCTTTTGGAAATGCCTCCCTGGAATTCTTAAAGTCTAGATCTAAAATCCAAAATGTCACCGAAACCAATTGGACCACCTTTGCCATTTTGGGAATGTATGCGAATCTTTGTGTCGAAATCTCAGGAAACGAATGA
- a CDS encoding TRL domain-containing protein: MKKDSRFISKSFVVLVSFILGFFLTQCVNLGQPQGLGPTGILYASYSLGLSERNLPKLPLKKGKACVKRYGIFFTTGNASISEAANASGIVDIYRIEKEATNYLSLYSSLCTVVWGI; this comes from the coding sequence ATGAAAAAAGACTCTCGATTCATTTCAAAATCATTTGTAGTTTTGGTTTCTTTTATCCTTGGTTTCTTCCTCACTCAATGTGTTAATTTAGGGCAACCACAGGGACTTGGGCCCACCGGCATTTTGTATGCGTCTTATTCTTTAGGACTTTCAGAACGTAACTTACCAAAACTTCCTTTGAAAAAAGGGAAGGCTTGTGTAAAACGATATGGTATTTTTTTTACAACTGGTAATGCGAGCATCAGCGAAGCAGCAAACGCTTCAGGAATTGTGGATATTTATAGAATCGAAAAAGAGGCAACGAATTACCTCTCTCTCTATTCTTCTCTTTGTACAGTAGTTTGGGGAATTTAA
- a CDS encoding glycerophosphodiester phosphodiesterase, which translates to MKKTQTFRISLFLICFTLYFTNCATVDPPNRLRKVIDLQGHRGARGLKPENTWPAFEEAIKYKMVTLELDTVLTKDKRVVIHHDSDTNPVICQNADGTEIKKTSLYELTLAELQTYDCGSKKNPNFPKQSPVPGTKLLSLEEFFEKVIQTEKKSKEVYEFNIETKFPDDGSAPDSLVKEHTEKLIQIIEKYKVVERSTIQSFDLRTLAVSKVKNPKIKTSALFVPTYFQGFLMTIGFGNGYRENILSAAKEKQADIISPYFLYVTPKFVKDSHNKSMLVVPWTVNTEKEVKRLVSCGVDGIISDYPDLLDSVVRPKP; encoded by the coding sequence ATGAAGAAAACCCAAACTTTTAGAATTAGTTTATTCTTAATTTGTTTTACACTTTATTTTACCAACTGTGCCACAGTGGATCCACCGAACCGTCTGCGTAAGGTGATTGATTTACAAGGCCATCGTGGGGCACGAGGACTAAAACCAGAAAACACTTGGCCTGCCTTTGAAGAAGCGATCAAATATAAAATGGTAACTTTAGAACTGGATACGGTTCTTACCAAAGACAAACGAGTGGTCATCCATCATGATTCGGATACCAATCCTGTGATCTGTCAAAACGCAGATGGGACTGAGATTAAAAAAACTTCGCTTTACGAACTTACGTTAGCTGAATTACAAACTTATGATTGTGGATCAAAAAAAAATCCTAACTTTCCAAAACAGTCTCCTGTACCTGGTACCAAACTTCTTTCTTTAGAAGAGTTTTTTGAAAAGGTAATACAAACGGAAAAAAAATCAAAAGAAGTTTATGAGTTTAATATTGAGACAAAATTTCCTGATGATGGTTCTGCACCCGATAGTTTAGTGAAAGAACACACCGAAAAACTAATTCAAATCATTGAGAAGTATAAAGTAGTGGAAAGGTCTACCATCCAATCATTCGACCTTAGGACTTTAGCTGTTTCCAAGGTGAAGAATCCAAAAATTAAAACCAGTGCTTTGTTTGTTCCCACTTACTTCCAAGGATTTTTGATGACAATTGGTTTTGGAAATGGATACCGAGAAAACATTTTGTCAGCAGCAAAAGAAAAACAAGCGGATATCATTTCTCCATACTTTCTATATGTTACACCCAAATTTGTGAAAGATTCGCATAACAAATCTATGTTGGTGGTTCCGTGGACTGTAAATACAGAAAAAGAAGTGAAAAGACTTGTTTCTTGTGGAGTGGATGGAATTATTTCTGATTATCCAGATTTATTGGACTCCGTAGTTCGCCCGAAACCTTAA
- a CDS encoding helix-turn-helix domain-containing protein — translation MEKVNHFRNYRERRKLTRIELSEKLNIPRSAVELLESEDWIRSKFDNVVLVSKELGLSLIDLIRQEFDYDLEKEFFNEEEFEEIVARYANARVTLILSELKLFCSNAKVRLDDFDITEFSFSMGNLHKLITLNQKLERGEISPKDALIEFPPKWGKFSKRNQAT, via the coding sequence ATGGAAAAAGTAAATCACTTTAGAAACTACCGCGAACGACGAAAACTCACGAGAATCGAATTATCCGAAAAACTAAACATTCCTCGCTCTGCTGTGGAACTTCTGGAATCCGAAGATTGGATCCGCTCCAAATTTGATAATGTGGTTTTGGTATCTAAAGAACTTGGATTGTCTCTCATCGATCTCATCCGACAAGAATTCGATTACGACTTAGAAAAAGAATTTTTTAATGAGGAAGAATTTGAAGAGATTGTAGCCCGTTATGCTAACGCCAGGGTCACGTTGATTCTTTCCGAATTAAAACTATTTTGCAGTAATGCAAAAGTTAGATTGGATGATTTTGATATTACCGAGTTTTCCTTTTCAATGGGAAACCTTCATAAACTCATTACTCTAAACCAAAAATTAGAACGTGGTGAAATATCCCCGAAAGATGCCCTCATTGAATTTCCGCCAAAATGGGGGAAATTCAGTAAACGTAATCAAGCCACTTAA
- the fliG gene encoding flagellar motor switch protein FliG codes for MINKKPSLTGRQKAAIFLVAVGNEVASEIFKHLREDEIEQITFEIARLDKITPEDKEKVLVEFNELMMAQEFITNGGIDFARGLLEKALGNQKAIDIINRLTSSLQVRPFDFIRRTDPAHLLNFIQGEHPQTIALILSYLDPQKASNILSNLPHQIQAEVAKRIATMDRVSPDVLREVERVLERKLSTLASEDYTSAGGIDSVVEILNLVDRGTEKTIIEALEEEDPELAEEIKKRMFVFEDIVLLDDRAIQKVMREVDNTDLAKALKSVDSEVQDKIFKNMSKRAANLLREDMDFMGPVRLKDVEDAQQKIVNIIRKLEEAGEIVVARAGEDELVV; via the coding sequence ATGATCAATAAGAAGCCATCGCTCACAGGAAGACAAAAGGCCGCCATCTTTTTGGTTGCGGTTGGAAACGAAGTGGCCTCCGAAATCTTCAAACACCTTCGTGAAGACGAGATCGAACAAATCACATTCGAAATTGCTCGTTTAGATAAGATCACTCCAGAAGATAAAGAAAAGGTGCTCGTTGAGTTCAATGAACTCATGATGGCCCAAGAATTTATCACCAATGGTGGTATTGACTTTGCTCGGGGCTTACTTGAAAAAGCTCTCGGAAACCAGAAAGCTATCGATATCATCAACCGCCTCACTTCGTCCTTACAAGTAAGGCCCTTCGACTTCATTCGTAGAACAGACCCGGCCCACCTCCTCAACTTCATCCAGGGGGAACATCCGCAGACCATCGCCCTTATCCTTTCTTATTTGGATCCGCAAAAAGCATCCAATATCTTATCGAATCTTCCGCACCAAATCCAAGCGGAAGTCGCCAAACGGATTGCAACGATGGACCGGGTATCACCAGACGTACTTCGCGAGGTAGAACGCGTGTTAGAGCGTAAACTCTCTACACTTGCTTCCGAAGATTATACTTCCGCTGGGGGTATTGATTCTGTGGTAGAAATTCTAAACCTTGTAGACCGGGGAACTGAAAAAACCATCATCGAAGCTTTGGAAGAGGAAGACCCGGAACTTGCTGAAGAAATCAAAAAACGGATGTTCGTATTCGAAGATATCGTTTTACTTGATGACCGAGCAATCCAAAAGGTAATGCGAGAAGTCGATAACACGGATTTGGCGAAAGCACTCAAGTCGGTGGATTCCGAAGTACAAGATAAAATCTTTAAAAACATGTCGAAACGTGCCGCAAACTTACTCAGGGAAGATATGGATTTTATGGGTCCTGTTCGTTTGAAAGACGTGGAAGATGCGCAGCAAAAGATTGTAAACATCATCCGTAAGTTGGAAGAAGCGGGCGAGATCGTCGTGGCTCGTGCAGGAGAAGACGAACTTGTGGTATAA
- a CDS encoding TetR/AcrR family transcriptional regulator produces MLTGLLSYSTNGSVGKKGIETKQKMIEVMSGLLEETGYEATGLTELGKETGTPKGSLYFHFPGGKDELTRLALLHSGNQLNLFFQSILAETESPIQSIKQVFHALEERIVSSDYKKGCPIATTAMETSGSVPTVSDTCKEVYSLWLKTFETYLVGKGYTARNAKNLSLSLLSLWEGALLLAKLQKSPEPLRVAAKTAELLFKQN; encoded by the coding sequence ATGTTGACCGGTCTATTATCTTATTCAACCAATGGATCTGTGGGCAAAAAAGGAATCGAAACTAAACAGAAAATGATCGAGGTCATGTCAGGACTTTTGGAAGAAACAGGGTATGAAGCCACTGGATTAACAGAACTCGGGAAAGAAACAGGCACACCCAAAGGTTCTCTCTACTTCCACTTTCCGGGGGGAAAAGACGAACTGACGCGCCTTGCCCTCCTCCATTCGGGTAACCAACTGAATTTGTTTTTTCAATCCATATTAGCAGAAACAGAATCACCCATTCAGTCCATCAAACAAGTGTTTCATGCTTTGGAAGAACGAATTGTTTCGAGTGATTACAAAAAAGGATGCCCCATAGCCACAACTGCAATGGAAACTTCTGGGTCGGTTCCCACTGTTTCAGACACATGCAAAGAAGTATATTCTCTTTGGTTAAAAACTTTTGAAACTTATCTCGTAGGAAAGGGATACACAGCACGTAACGCAAAAAATCTTTCACTTTCCCTACTCTCTTTATGGGAAGGGGCCTTGTTACTTGCAAAACTACAAAAATCACCGGAACCGCTTCGTGTGGCTGCAAAAACTGCAGAATTACTTTTCAAACAAAACTAA
- a CDS encoding MBL fold metallo-hydrolase, which produces MKLPSKSKILLIVSLISVIIFFLYFLGYPKEKIPTYIADKKTNSSSIPKPQGKSNLVFSILRTGEAKTLEGFVIEGGSVFRTVKVAHSAFYIQHPKGNFLFDTGLGTKVKEQFQVFPLYLKLLMDYKPFQTAYEQLESNGISPKSIQDVYFSHLHWDHASGLKDFPWSNIHSLPEELNDPKIELGYIPSQFDGDSVHWSHLKFSNKPYASYAKSLDLYGDGTVVFVPMKGHSEGSVGLFLHTDNGQVFFLTGDIVWRREGFLEKKHKPRGARWIVDFDTESLGEEIARVHDLFQNNPTLQIIPAHDFDVQSTFGFFPKVIGR; this is translated from the coding sequence ATGAAACTCCCATCCAAATCAAAAATTCTTTTAATCGTTAGCCTAATATCTGTAATTATTTTTTTTCTATACTTCCTTGGTTATCCCAAAGAAAAGATTCCTACCTACATCGCGGACAAAAAAACAAATTCTTCTTCCATCCCTAAACCGCAGGGAAAATCAAATTTGGTTTTTTCAATTTTAAGAACAGGAGAAGCAAAAACCTTGGAAGGATTTGTGATTGAAGGTGGGTCTGTATTTAGAACAGTGAAAGTTGCACATTCCGCTTTTTATATCCAACATCCCAAAGGGAATTTTTTGTTTGATACCGGACTCGGAACCAAAGTCAAAGAACAGTTCCAGGTTTTTCCTTTGTATTTAAAACTATTAATGGATTACAAACCTTTCCAAACAGCCTACGAACAATTGGAATCTAATGGAATCAGTCCCAAGTCGATTCAGGATGTATATTTTTCTCACCTTCATTGGGACCATGCCAGTGGTTTAAAGGATTTTCCTTGGTCAAACATACATAGTTTGCCTGAAGAATTAAATGATCCTAAAATTGAATTAGGTTACATTCCTTCTCAATTTGATGGAGATTCAGTTCATTGGAGTCACTTAAAGTTTTCTAACAAACCTTACGCATCTTATGCGAAAAGTTTAGATTTGTATGGAGATGGGACGGTTGTTTTTGTTCCCATGAAAGGACATAGCGAAGGGTCGGTAGGTTTATTCTTACATACCGACAATGGACAGGTATTCTTTCTTACCGGAGATATAGTGTGGCGACGGGAAGGTTTTTTAGAAAAAAAACACAAACCAAGAGGGGCTAGATGGATTGTGGATTTTGATACAGAAAGTCTTGGCGAAGAAATCGCAAGAGTACACGATCTATTCCAAAACAATCCAACTCTGCAAATCATTCCTGCTCATGATTTTGATGTGCAAAGTACTTTTGGTTTTTTTCCGAAAGTGATAGGTAGGTAA
- a CDS encoding M23 family metallopeptidase translates to MIRFLSLLILILSFVRAVPAESREVKKKPPAKVSSSNYFVKKEEKNFSLLMEARRFGRGEVIFLRLTPKDKKWINESYKVSWLGKDVILTKWEKSMVAFLPISPDTPAGAMTLEIVSKIFFVKRGQKQYQIILEPTKFQVIKKNQQIKVDEKFVSKELPKETLDFIQECKTAKEAAFSKQSRLQFTGNFKNPLDKIFITSKFYVRRDYNNKQGRPHGGVDFRGKTGTPIYAIQDGVVVLARKAYYEGNFTIVDHGNKIFSFYMHQDQINVKVGDVVKQGQEIGTVGTTGMSTGPHLHLGAKVNDTLVDPLSLIALQSISKSN, encoded by the coding sequence ATGATACGGTTTTTGTCTTTATTGATTCTGATTTTATCTTTTGTACGTGCTGTTCCTGCGGAATCCCGTGAGGTCAAAAAAAAACCTCCAGCTAAAGTTTCCTCTTCGAATTACTTTGTGAAAAAAGAGGAAAAAAACTTTTCCCTACTTATGGAAGCAAGGCGGTTCGGAAGAGGCGAAGTCATTTTCCTTCGATTGACCCCCAAAGATAAAAAATGGATCAATGAGTCTTATAAAGTAAGTTGGCTCGGTAAAGATGTGATCCTTACAAAATGGGAAAAGAGTATGGTTGCTTTTTTACCTATCTCTCCCGATACACCTGCCGGTGCTATGACTCTTGAGATTGTATCTAAAATCTTTTTTGTCAAACGCGGGCAAAAACAATACCAAATCATTTTAGAACCAACAAAATTCCAAGTAATCAAAAAAAACCAACAGATCAAGGTTGATGAAAAATTCGTAAGCAAAGAACTTCCCAAAGAAACTTTGGATTTTATCCAAGAATGTAAAACTGCAAAAGAAGCCGCATTTTCCAAACAAAGCCGTTTACAATTTACAGGTAATTTTAAAAATCCTTTGGATAAAATTTTTATAACCAGTAAATTTTATGTTAGGCGAGACTACAATAACAAACAAGGCCGGCCACATGGTGGTGTTGATTTTCGAGGAAAAACAGGAACCCCTATATATGCGATTCAAGACGGAGTTGTGGTTCTAGCCCGCAAAGCATACTATGAAGGAAATTTTACGATCGTTGACCACGGAAATAAGATATTTTCATTTTATATGCACCAAGATCAAATCAATGTCAAAGTCGGTGACGTTGTAAAACAAGGACAAGAAATTGGAACCGTTGGTACAACAGGTATGTCAACAGGTCCTCACCTCCATTTAGGAGCTAAGGTAAATGACACTTTGGTAGATCCACTTTCTTTAATTGCTTTGCAGTCGATTTCCAAATCGAATTGA
- a CDS encoding EAL and GGDEF domain-containing protein has protein sequence MSLKQITIYIEEFDHDFYNRILRDITNIETCNVHSFHSILDIKPGSIKESAVFLFWNDPKVLEKQKFIFEQFPESPYILLSIDPLTPTELARAAHPTYLHLAEKTYSVGILDLVLNFAERLIEDMNRSIAYDEIREKVIVLQNVFEESLDVLMQIDPNTKQIINANKQAVVVLEYPLEEIVGKEFSFFMPPVEVDEDEEFQGNLIESTALRTKSGHLIPTESSFRLFPVNGKMAIWATFRDITERKRSQEQVKNQKAFYEFILDNLDSDIAVLNSNFQYEYTNPVFLSNKDIRKWLYKKTDLELAEKLDLPSDFHEKRKKYLEIAAKENQIVEFEELIQDSNDKVTYLLRKYIPIDDTETDQKRFISFGVDITERKLSEERITYLAYYDALTGLSNRTLFIDHANQALKNHKSTETLLAFYFFDIDNFKFINDSLGHTKGDILLQMVGARLKRVMTEVDTVARFGGDEFAILKVDVANKSAAAEFAQKILDILSQPFHIMGRDLFTTISMGIALSPNDGVSSSELLKNADMAMYKAKELGRNNYKFYTNELILRSEKRLYIENSLRKAIQNEELLLFFQPKISTLTNKVCGAEALIRWKHPERGWVPPIEFIPVAEDSGIIERIGDWVLEEACRLKKQWKEQNLPTFPVSINVSGKQLARANWSHRVQSTILQYNIVPEEIELELTESSIMENPEKSIEAFEYLSGLGIKVSIDDFGTGYSSLSYLKKINADVLKIDRSFVIDLELNEDDRAICKAIINMAHSLGMEVIAEGVENPAQRDLLHDLGCHMIQGYLYSKPLPADEFVVFVRNFNESTKTK, from the coding sequence ATGTCACTCAAACAAATCACCATCTATATAGAAGAGTTTGATCATGATTTTTATAATCGCATACTACGCGACATAACGAATATAGAAACTTGCAATGTTCACAGTTTTCATTCCATTTTGGACATCAAACCTGGATCCATCAAAGAATCGGCAGTCTTTCTATTTTGGAATGATCCTAAAGTTTTAGAAAAACAGAAGTTTATCTTTGAACAATTTCCCGAATCACCTTACATATTACTTTCGATTGATCCTTTAACTCCTACCGAATTGGCAAGGGCAGCCCATCCTACTTACTTGCACTTAGCAGAAAAAACCTATTCGGTTGGAATCCTAGATTTAGTACTCAATTTTGCTGAACGATTGATTGAAGATATGAATCGTTCTATCGCCTATGATGAAATTAGAGAAAAGGTAATCGTCCTTCAGAATGTTTTTGAAGAATCTTTAGATGTTCTTATGCAGATTGATCCGAATACAAAACAGATCATCAATGCAAATAAACAAGCTGTGGTTGTTTTGGAATATCCATTAGAGGAAATTGTGGGCAAAGAATTTTCATTTTTTATGCCACCTGTAGAGGTCGATGAAGATGAAGAATTCCAAGGCAATCTAATTGAAAGTACAGCTTTGCGAACAAAATCAGGACATTTGATTCCTACTGAATCCTCTTTTCGATTGTTTCCAGTAAATGGAAAAATGGCTATTTGGGCAACTTTTCGCGATATTACGGAAAGGAAACGTTCGCAAGAACAGGTAAAAAACCAAAAAGCATTCTATGAATTTATCTTAGATAACCTAGACTCTGACATCGCAGTGTTAAATTCGAATTTTCAATACGAATATACAAACCCAGTCTTTTTATCGAATAAGGATATTCGAAAATGGTTATATAAAAAGACCGATTTAGAATTGGCTGAAAAATTGGACCTTCCATCAGATTTCCATGAAAAACGCAAAAAATACTTAGAAATTGCAGCCAAAGAAAATCAAATAGTCGAGTTTGAAGAACTCATCCAAGACAGTAACGATAAAGTAACTTATTTATTAAGAAAGTACATTCCTATTGATGATACAGAAACTGATCAAAAAAGGTTCATTAGTTTTGGTGTGGACATTACTGAACGAAAACTATCAGAAGAGAGAATTACTTACTTAGCTTATTATGACGCACTCACTGGTCTTTCGAATCGAACATTGTTTATCGACCATGCAAACCAAGCCTTAAAGAATCATAAATCAACCGAGACCTTACTTGCATTTTACTTCTTTGATATTGATAACTTTAAATTTATCAATGATAGTTTGGGCCATACAAAAGGAGACATTCTTTTGCAAATGGTTGGGGCAAGACTCAAACGTGTGATGACTGAGGTTGATACGGTAGCACGATTTGGTGGTGATGAGTTTGCTATTTTAAAAGTGGATGTAGCAAACAAAAGTGCGGCCGCAGAGTTTGCTCAAAAAATTCTCGATATCCTAAGCCAACCATTTCATATCATGGGTCGTGATCTTTTTACTACAATTAGTATGGGAATCGCACTATCGCCTAACGATGGCGTTTCCTCTTCTGAACTTTTAAAAAATGCTGATATGGCCATGTACAAGGCAAAAGAGTTAGGTAGAAATAATTATAAATTTTATACTAATGAACTTATCCTTCGTTCTGAAAAAAGATTATACATTGAAAACTCTCTTAGGAAAGCCATTCAGAATGAAGAGTTATTATTATTTTTCCAACCAAAAATTTCAACGCTCACTAATAAAGTCTGTGGTGCTGAGGCACTCATACGTTGGAAACATCCTGAAAGAGGATGGGTTCCGCCTATTGAATTTATTCCAGTAGCAGAAGACTCAGGAATCATTGAAAGAATTGGTGATTGGGTTTTAGAAGAGGCTTGCCGTCTCAAAAAACAATGGAAGGAGCAAAATCTTCCTACTTTCCCTGTAAGTATTAATGTAAGCGGAAAGCAATTAGCGCGAGCTAATTGGTCGCATCGTGTTCAGTCAACTATTCTCCAATACAATATAGTACCTGAAGAAATTGAACTGGAATTAACTGAAAGTTCCATTATGGAAAATCCAGAGAAAAGTATCGAGGCTTTTGAATACTTATCTGGGCTTGGAATCAAAGTTTCCATCGATGATTTTGGAACAGGTTATAGTTCTTTAAGTTACCTTAAAAAAATCAATGCGGATGTTCTTAAAATCGACAGATCCTTTGTGATTGATTTGGAACTGAACGAAGATGATCGCGCTATTTGTAAGGCCATTATCAATATGGCACATTCCTTAGGTATGGAAGTGATTGCAGAAGGGGTGGAAAATCCTGCGCAAAGAGATTTACTTCACGATTTAGGCTGTCACATGATCCAAGGATATCTTTATAGCAAACCGCTACCCGCTGACGAATTTGTTGTTTTTGTTAGAAATTTTAACGAATCAACTAAAACAAAATAG